A genomic region of Carassius carassius chromosome 13, fCarCar2.1, whole genome shotgun sequence contains the following coding sequences:
- the si:zfos-464b6.2 gene encoding uncharacterized protein si:zfos-464b6.2 isoform X1, whose product MMQFSCSTTRGKWNAKYELLESRSKTKHSKKNICALKIFFLSYILFVVFFIIFIYLQDYFKATFNKQIGQTHESKDSDQPNPPPSTHLPLAQTTHVHHTSTSPPSPNACGVQVKDGPVIKVDHLNTYVIGSYLDHRDREKQIKTIAIVLRHEPATYSCVMCCDGRIVTSNAQCFIHSDHFNYDYGAATITCPISSRYLTPTHVAITAGGVSWSITSFQSVRNREVPTTFPYDFTVCHSVMYDYKNVLMLVESLEMSRLLGAQRVVIYKTNCDSDTQKVLDYYEKSGFVEIIPWTIKKHIKVSKGWKIDIAPGQLQYYGQIPALNDCVFRYMYQTRYLSLQDMDEFILPIKVKTWRELFPLLEEMYGNDVGFEFENNQFPMTAKHYADHDVEAWKHVKGINILNYIERVPNNPSAFNNYKVIVNPRLVQKVTVHGLLETVNGKPTVRVNNAIARMYHFKNYTYPPNTNLITDSHLWDYTNKLKPAVSKVLQDCGLIEA is encoded by the coding sequence GGAAATGGAATGCGAAATATGAACTACTAGAAAGCAGATCAAAGACAAAGCATTCGAAGAAGAATATTTGCGctctgaagattttttttctttcttacattttatttgtggttttctttataatctttatttatttacaagatTACTTTAAAGCAACCTTTAACAAACAAATTGGGCAAACCCATGAAAGTAAAGACTCTGATCAGCCTAATCCTCCCCCAAGCACACATTTGCCATTGGCCCAAACAACACACGTCCACCACACATCCACCAGTCCTCCGTCTCCAAATGCGTGTGGTGTTCAAGTGAAGGACGGGCCTGTGATTAAAGTTGACCATCTTAACACTTATGTGATCGGCTCTTATCTGGATCATCGTGACAGAGAGAAACAGATAAAGACGATCGCCATTGTTCTCCGACATGAGCCGGCCACGTACAGCTGTGTCATGTGTTGTGATGGGAGGATCGTGACGTCGAATGCCCAATGCTTCATTCATTCTGACCACTTCAACTATGATTACGGCGCTGCTACCATCACGTGTCCAATCAGCAGCAGGTATTTGACACCGACACATGTTGCAATCACAGCCGGTGGAGTCTCATGGAGCATAACATCCTTTCAATCTGTTAGAAACAGAGAGGTTCCAACAACCTTCCCGTATGATTTTACAGTCTGCCACTCTGTTATGTACGACTACAAGAATGTGTTGATGTTAGTCGAGTCCCTGGAGATGTCCAGACTGCTTGGTGCTCAGAGAGTGGTGATTTATAAAACCAACTGCGATTCAGACACACAGAAGGTTCTGGACTATTATGAGAAAAGCGGTTTTGTGGAGATCATCCCGTGGACGATTAAAAAGCACATTAAAGTGTCTAAAGGCTGGAAGATAGATATAGCACCAGGTCAGCTGCAGTACTATGGGCAAATCCCTGCACTTAATGATTGTGTTTTTCGTTATATGTACCAAACTCGCTATCTGTCTCTACAAGACATGGATGAATTTATTCTGCCTATCAAAGTGAAGACCTGGAGAGAACTGTTTCCATTGCTTGAGGAGATGTACGGTAATGATGTGGGCTTTGAGTTTGAGAATAATCAGTTCCCAATGACTGCAAAGCATTATGCGGATCACGACGTGGAAGCATGGAAGCATGTAAAgggaataaatattttaaattatatcgaacGAGTACCCAACAACCCCAGTGCTTTCAACAATTACAAGGTCATAGTAAATCCTCGTCTGGTTCAGAAGGTTACTGTCCATGGCCTGCTGGAAACTGTGAACGGAAAGCCCACGGTCCGAGTGAATAATGCCATCGCTCGCATGTACCACTTCAAAAACTACACGTACCCACCGAACACAAACCTTATAACAGACAGTCATCTCTGGGACTACACCAATAAACTTAAACCAGCTGTTTCTAAAGTTCTACAGGACTGTGGTTTAATTGAAGCCTAG
- the si:zfos-464b6.2 gene encoding uncharacterized protein si:zfos-464b6.2 isoform X2 yields MFSKGKWNAKYELLESRSKTKHSKKNICALKIFFLSYILFVVFFIIFIYLQDYFKATFNKQIGQTHESKDSDQPNPPPSTHLPLAQTTHVHHTSTSPPSPNACGVQVKDGPVIKVDHLNTYVIGSYLDHRDREKQIKTIAIVLRHEPATYSCVMCCDGRIVTSNAQCFIHSDHFNYDYGAATITCPISSRYLTPTHVAITAGGVSWSITSFQSVRNREVPTTFPYDFTVCHSVMYDYKNVLMLVESLEMSRLLGAQRVVIYKTNCDSDTQKVLDYYEKSGFVEIIPWTIKKHIKVSKGWKIDIAPGQLQYYGQIPALNDCVFRYMYQTRYLSLQDMDEFILPIKVKTWRELFPLLEEMYGNDVGFEFENNQFPMTAKHYADHDVEAWKHVKGINILNYIERVPNNPSAFNNYKVIVNPRLVQKVTVHGLLETVNGKPTVRVNNAIARMYHFKNYTYPPNTNLITDSHLWDYTNKLKPAVSKVLQDCGLIEA; encoded by the coding sequence GGAAATGGAATGCGAAATATGAACTACTAGAAAGCAGATCAAAGACAAAGCATTCGAAGAAGAATATTTGCGctctgaagattttttttctttcttacattttatttgtggttttctttataatctttatttatttacaagatTACTTTAAAGCAACCTTTAACAAACAAATTGGGCAAACCCATGAAAGTAAAGACTCTGATCAGCCTAATCCTCCCCCAAGCACACATTTGCCATTGGCCCAAACAACACACGTCCACCACACATCCACCAGTCCTCCGTCTCCAAATGCGTGTGGTGTTCAAGTGAAGGACGGGCCTGTGATTAAAGTTGACCATCTTAACACTTATGTGATCGGCTCTTATCTGGATCATCGTGACAGAGAGAAACAGATAAAGACGATCGCCATTGTTCTCCGACATGAGCCGGCCACGTACAGCTGTGTCATGTGTTGTGATGGGAGGATCGTGACGTCGAATGCCCAATGCTTCATTCATTCTGACCACTTCAACTATGATTACGGCGCTGCTACCATCACGTGTCCAATCAGCAGCAGGTATTTGACACCGACACATGTTGCAATCACAGCCGGTGGAGTCTCATGGAGCATAACATCCTTTCAATCTGTTAGAAACAGAGAGGTTCCAACAACCTTCCCGTATGATTTTACAGTCTGCCACTCTGTTATGTACGACTACAAGAATGTGTTGATGTTAGTCGAGTCCCTGGAGATGTCCAGACTGCTTGGTGCTCAGAGAGTGGTGATTTATAAAACCAACTGCGATTCAGACACACAGAAGGTTCTGGACTATTATGAGAAAAGCGGTTTTGTGGAGATCATCCCGTGGACGATTAAAAAGCACATTAAAGTGTCTAAAGGCTGGAAGATAGATATAGCACCAGGTCAGCTGCAGTACTATGGGCAAATCCCTGCACTTAATGATTGTGTTTTTCGTTATATGTACCAAACTCGCTATCTGTCTCTACAAGACATGGATGAATTTATTCTGCCTATCAAAGTGAAGACCTGGAGAGAACTGTTTCCATTGCTTGAGGAGATGTACGGTAATGATGTGGGCTTTGAGTTTGAGAATAATCAGTTCCCAATGACTGCAAAGCATTATGCGGATCACGACGTGGAAGCATGGAAGCATGTAAAgggaataaatattttaaattatatcgaacGAGTACCCAACAACCCCAGTGCTTTCAACAATTACAAGGTCATAGTAAATCCTCGTCTGGTTCAGAAGGTTACTGTCCATGGCCTGCTGGAAACTGTGAACGGAAAGCCCACGGTCCGAGTGAATAATGCCATCGCTCGCATGTACCACTTCAAAAACTACACGTACCCACCGAACACAAACCTTATAACAGACAGTCATCTCTGGGACTACACCAATAAACTTAAACCAGCTGTTTCTAAAGTTCTACAGGACTGTGGTTTAATTGAAGCCTAG